Proteins encoded within one genomic window of Ctenopharyngodon idella isolate HZGC_01 chromosome 6, HZGC01, whole genome shotgun sequence:
- the evi5b gene encoding EVI5-like protein isoform X4, with translation MASQVATPSSLHTTVASSTASLSSPSSASPTQLSPDDVELLAKLEEQNRLLETDSKSLRSVNGSRRNSGSSLVSSSSASSNLSHLEEDSWIMWGRIVNEWEDVRKKKEKQLKELVRKGIPHHFRAIVWQLLCNAQNLPIKEQYSELLKMTSPCEKLIRRDIARTYPEHEFFKEKDSLGQEVLFNVMKAYSLVDREVGYCQGSAFIVGLLLMQMPEEEAFCVFVKLMQDYRLRELFKPSMAELGLCMYQFECMIQEQLPELHVHFQAQSFHTSMYASSWFLTIFLTSFPLPVATRIFDIFMCEGLEIVFRVGMAILQMNQAELMQLDMEGMLQHFQKVIPHQLDSGPDKVIQAAYQVKYNAKKMKKLEKEYTTIKTKEMEEQVEIKRLRTENRLLKQRIDTLEKESASLADRLIQGQVTRAQEAEENYLVKRELATVKQHNEETSAQLEQAQNTIRQLQQQQPFAKANPRYTEEFILQLEKELVQARLKDAESQCALKEMQDKILDMEKRNASLPDENNVVRLQEELIGVKLREAEALTGLKELRQQVRDLEEHWQRHLARTAGRWKDSPRKNAASELQDELMSVRLREAEAQAELRETRQRMLELETQNQRHSNQLRRAELEARNLQERLQVLTNQNKMLHAELQEMKRKQAEIECKNKEEVMAVRLREADNIAAMAELQQQISELEIQKEEGKVQGQLNNTDSSQYIRDLKDQIADLKHESAARQLYLLKHARFLFVHNQAAA, from the exons ATGGCTAGTCAGGTGGCCACGCCCTCTTCGCTGCACACTACTGTGGCTTCATCCACTGCCTCGCTGTCCTCGCCCTCCTCAGCCTCCCCGACCCAGCTCAGCCCAGATGATGTGGAGCTGTTGGCCAAACTAGAGGAGCAGAACAG GTTGTTGGAGACGGACAGTAAGTCTTTACGGTCTGTGAATGGCTCTCGAAGGAACAGCGGCTCCTCGCTGGTGTCTAGTTCCTCAGCCTCCTCCAATTTGTCACACTTGGAGGAGGATTCATGGATCATGTGGGGACGCATCGTCAACGAGTGGGAAGATGTGCggaagaaaaaggaaaaacaactaAAG GAATTGGTTAGGAAAGGCATTCCGCATCACTTCCGAGCAATAGTGTGGCAGCTGTTGTGCAATGCCCAGAATCTACCCATAAAGGAGCAGTACTCTGAGCTGCTGAAGATGACCTCGCCCTGTGAAAAACTTATCCGCAGGGACATTGCCCGTACCTACCCCGAGCATGAGTTCTTTAAGGAGAAGGACAGTTTGGGTCAGGAGGTGctctttaatgttatgaag GCCTATTCCCTGGTTGATAGAGAGGTGGGTTATTGTCAAGGAAGCGCTTTCATTGTCGGCCTTCTTCTAATGCAG ATGCCAGAAGAAGAGgcgttttgtgtgtttgtgaaacTGATGCAAGATTACAGGCTGAGAGAGCTCTTTAAACCCAGTATGGCTGAACTTGGCCTCTGCATGTACCAGTTTGAATGTATGATTCAG GAGCAGCTCCCAGAGCTCCATGTGCACTTCCAAGCCCAGAGTTTCCATACCTCCATGTATGCTTCATCTTGGTTTCTCACAATCTTTCTTACCTCGTTCCCTCTTCCTGTAGCCACCAGGATCTTTGATATATTCATGTGTGAG GGTTTAGAGATAGTGTTTCGTGTGGGGATGGCCATCCTGCAGATGAATCAGGCTGAGCTCATGCAGTTGGACATGGAGGGAATGTTGCAG CACTTTCAGAAGGTCATCCCTCACCAGCTGGATAGTGGACCAGACAAAGTTATTCAGGCTGCTTATCAAGTCAAGTACAATGCcaagaaaatgaaaaa ATTGGAAAAGGAGTACACTACAATCAAAACCAAGGAGATGGAAGAACAGGTGGAGATCAAG AGACTACGGACAGAGAACAGACTGCTGAAGCAACGAATAGACACTCTGGAGAAA gaAAGTGCTTCTTTGGCAGATAGATTGATTCAG GGTCAGGTGACACGAGCCCAAGAGGCGGAGGAGAACTATCTGGTCAAGCGGGAGCTGGCCACAGTCAAACAACACAATGAGGAGACCAGTGCACAGCTGGAGCAAGCGCAAAACACCATCCGACAGCTCCAGCAACAGCAGCCGTTTGCG aaggCGAACCCACGCTACACTGAGGAGTTCATCCTGCAGTTGGAGAAAGAACTGGTTCAAGCCCGACTTAAGGATGCTGAGTCTCAGTGCGCACTGAAAGAGATGCAGGACAAGATCCTCGACATGGAGAAG AGAAATGCATCCCTGCCAGATGAGAATAATGTGGTACGTCTTCAGGAGGAGTTAATTGGTGTAAAGCTGAGGGAGGCAGAGGCTCTAACAGGGCTTAAAGAGCTTAGACAGCAGGTCAGAGACCTGGAGGAGCACTGGCAG AGGCATCTGGCACGCACAGCGGGCCGCTGGAAAGACAGTCCGCGGAAGAATGCAGCGAGCGAGCTTCAGGATGAGCTGATGAGCGTGAGGCTCAGAGAGGCAGAGGCACAGGCTGAGCTCAGAGAGACCAGACAGAGGATGCTGGAACTGGAGACCCAG AATCAAAGACATAGTAATCAACTGCGGCGAGCAGAACTGGAGGCACGAAATCTACAGGAGCGACTGCAGGTTTTGACCAACCAGAACAAGATGTTGCATGCAGAGCTGCAGGAGATGAAACGGAAACAGGCTGAAATAGAATGCAAG AATAAAGAAGAGGTAATGGCAGTGAGATTGAGAGAAGCTG